In the Afipia sp. GAS231 genome, GCGCGGCAATGCAGGCCGGCCGCGGCGGAATATGAAGGAGTGATCATCGGCACGCAACAGAGAGAGGGTTGGCAGCGGGCAACAACACCGGCCGCCGTTAACGCTGTTTGGCGGGGCCAGAGGTTGCTAATCGCGTCGGGCTGATTTGGTTCCCGCGGATTTGAGATATAGTTAAAAGGTCGCAGCGCGCCCAAAAGGTTAACGCGCGCTGCTGGGCTGTGAGTCGCCAGCCGGACTCAGCCGACCCTCAGCTCGCCTCTAGCTTGCCTCTAGCTTGCCTTGGCCTTCGTGGCCGGACGGAGCCCACCCTTGGTTTCGATGAAGCCGATGATCCGATCGAGCCCCTCGCTCTTCTTCAGATTGGTCATCACAAACGGCCGCTCACCGCGCATCCGTTTTGCATCGGTGTCCATCTTCTCCATCGATGCGCCGACATGCGGCGCGAGATCGATCTTGTTGATCACCAAGAGGTCGGAGCGGGTAATGCCTGGACCGCCCTTGGACGGAATCTTGTCGCCGGCGGCGACGTCGATGACGTAGATCGTGAGGTCGGCGAGTTCGGGCGAGAAGGTCGCGGCCAGATTGTCGCCGCCGGATTCGATCAGCACCAGATCGAGGTTGGGAAATTTGGCGCGCATGTCGGCGACGGCGGCGAGGTTCATCGAGGCGTCCTCACGGATCGCGGTGTGCGGACAGCCGCCGGTCTCGACGCCGGCGATGCGATCCGGCGTCAGCGAGCCCGACCGCACCAGAAACTCGGCATCCCATTTGGTGTAGATGTCGTTGGTGATCGCGGCGATGTCGTAGCGCTCGCGCATCGACTTGCAGAGCAGGTCCATCAGCGCGGTCTTGCCGGAGCCGACCGGGCCACCGATGCCGATCCGCAGCGGGCCATGAGAATTAGACATCTGGGATGTTCTCCGAGTTAGCGTTCACGACCGAAACAGCCTTGTGTACTGGGTCTCATGGCGCAGGCTGGCGAGATCGGCGCGGAAGGTGGCGCTGGCGAGGTCGTCCAGCGACGATTCCAGCGCGCGCCTGGCGGTCGCGACCACCACCGGCTCGAGCGCGGCGAGCACGCGCTGGCTGTCGGTCTGGCCGAGCGGGACCAGCCGGGAGCCTGCGGAAATCCAGTTCGACACCAGCGCATGCAGGAACGCGTGCATCGCCGGCGCCAGCGGAATCGCATGCGCGGCACTGACGAGCCCGACAGCGACGGGATAAACGATCGGCCCGTCGCAGGCGGCAATGATTTCGTCGAGCCCCTCGCAGCTCCAGGCCGACCGCGCGATCTCGATGAAGGCACGCCCCTGCGTCGTGGTCTCGAGCTGGCGCTCGCGCGAGGGCACGAAGGCGGCGGCGAGTTCGGCGGTTTCGCGCAACGCCGCGTCGTCGTGCCGCGAAACCGCCCGATGCGCCTGCGCCAAAAACACGCCGTCGCAGAACCCGGAGCCTTCCGCCAGCATCGCGGCCAGCCAGCCACGCAACGAGGCGGCATCGGTGATGTCGCCGGCCTCGACCGCCCATTCGATACCACTGGAATAAGAGAAGGCGCCGACCGGAAACGCCGGCGACAGCCAGGTCATCAGCCGGTACAGCGCCGCACCTTCGCCTTCCGTCATCCCGCCGTGTTGGTCGGCGGGCGCGGGCTCACTTGTGGTCATGAGCATGGGAGTGGCCGTGGTGGTGATCGTGGCCGCAATGCTCGTCATGGTGATGGTGGTCACTGCTGTGACCGTGGTCATCATGATGACCGTGCTCATGGTGATCGTGATCATGATGGCTGTGACCATGCGCGGCGTGATCGTGCGACGAATGATCGTGTCCGCCATGATCGTGCACGTGGTCCTCGGCATGCGCATGAGCGGCGGCATAGGCGCCGCCTTCGGGATC is a window encoding:
- the ureG gene encoding urease accessory protein UreG, which translates into the protein MSNSHGPLRIGIGGPVGSGKTALMDLLCKSMRERYDIAAITNDIYTKWDAEFLVRSGSLTPDRIAGVETGGCPHTAIREDASMNLAAVADMRAKFPNLDLVLIESGGDNLAATFSPELADLTIYVIDVAAGDKIPSKGGPGITRSDLLVINKIDLAPHVGASMEKMDTDAKRMRGERPFVMTNLKKSEGLDRIIGFIETKGGLRPATKAKAS
- a CDS encoding urease accessory protein UreF, with the translated sequence MLMTTSEPAPADQHGGMTEGEGAALYRLMTWLSPAFPVGAFSYSSGIEWAVEAGDITDAASLRGWLAAMLAEGSGFCDGVFLAQAHRAVSRHDDAALRETAELAAAFVPSRERQLETTTQGRAFIEIARSAWSCEGLDEIIAACDGPIVYPVAVGLVSAAHAIPLAPAMHAFLHALVSNWISAGSRLVPLGQTDSQRVLAALEPVVVATARRALESSLDDLASATFRADLASLRHETQYTRLFRS